In Aurantimicrobium minutum, the following proteins share a genomic window:
- a CDS encoding bifunctional 2-methylcitrate synthase/citrate synthase, which translates to MTEQPQIFKGLAGVVVDATAISKVNPETNSLLYRGYPVQELAASKSFEEVAWLLWHGELPTASELAGFQKSERAQRALDAHVKRVIDELPLTAHPMDVVRTAVSVIGASDPTTDDSSPEGNLAKSITLFAKLPAIVSYDQRRRRGEGVIEPREDLDYSANFLWMSFGEIPDDVVVDAFRVSLILYAEHSFNASTFTARVITSTLSDLYSAVTGAIGALKGPLHGGANEAVLHIFNEIGFGPNAHERAEAWLEQALAEKRKIMGFGHRVYKKGDSRVPTMRKSMVELIEYYNRPDVLDLYEGLEAAMTERKGILPNLDYPSGPAYHLMGFDTLTFTPIFVAARITGWTAHIMEQLQANALIRPLSAYNGVDERHL; encoded by the coding sequence ATGACGGAACAACCACAGATTTTTAAGGGCTTAGCTGGCGTTGTGGTCGATGCCACTGCAATTTCTAAAGTTAACCCCGAGACCAACTCACTGCTCTACCGCGGATACCCGGTGCAAGAACTTGCCGCCAGCAAGAGCTTCGAAGAGGTAGCTTGGCTTCTCTGGCACGGAGAGCTTCCCACAGCATCGGAGCTGGCAGGTTTTCAGAAGTCGGAGCGCGCACAGCGGGCACTGGATGCCCACGTCAAGCGCGTCATTGATGAGCTTCCGCTTACCGCACACCCTATGGATGTTGTGCGCACCGCTGTCAGTGTCATTGGTGCGTCTGATCCCACCACCGATGACTCATCGCCTGAGGGAAACCTTGCCAAGAGCATCACACTCTTTGCCAAGCTTCCCGCAATCGTCTCCTATGACCAGCGCCGCCGCCGTGGCGAGGGTGTTATTGAACCCCGTGAGGACCTGGACTACTCAGCAAACTTTCTCTGGATGAGTTTTGGTGAGATTCCAGATGACGTGGTCGTTGACGCGTTCCGGGTTTCTCTGATTTTGTATGCGGAGCACTCCTTCAACGCGTCGACCTTCACCGCTCGCGTGATCACCTCTACCCTGTCTGACCTGTACTCAGCAGTAACCGGCGCTATTGGTGCACTCAAAGGACCTCTTCACGGTGGTGCCAATGAAGCTGTGCTGCACATCTTCAACGAAATCGGGTTTGGACCCAACGCGCATGAGCGTGCTGAAGCATGGCTCGAGCAGGCATTGGCTGAAAAGCGCAAAATCATGGGCTTTGGTCACCGTGTCTATAAAAAGGGCGACTCCCGTGTGCCCACTATGCGCAAGTCCATGGTTGAGCTCATTGAGTACTACAACCGCCCCGATGTTCTTGACCTCTATGAAGGCCTTGAAGCGGCAATGACTGAGCGTAAGGGAATTCTGCCCAACCTGGATTACCCTTCAGGTCCGGCGTATCACTTAATGGGCTTTGACACCCTCACCTTCACCCCAATTTTCGTGGCAGCACGAATCACTGGCTGGACTGCTCACATCATGGAACAGCTCCAAGCCAACGCACTCATCCGCCCGTTGTCGGCCTACAACGGTGTGGATGAGCGTCACCTCTGA
- the recN gene encoding DNA repair protein RecN, with translation MIEEIRIRDLGVISEAILPLGPGFTAITGETGAGKTMVVTALGLLRGERSDSTAVRTGSDTAWVEGRWIIEPTEAITETVTDAGGLIEGDELLLGRSVSVEGRSRAVVGGRSTPVAVLGELGELLVAVHGQSDQVRLRSASAQREALDRFAGPHFAEVLGEYAHAFRRWKANAAELADLIAARDAREKEAEELRLSISDIEAVAPQPGEDEQLTALAQRLMHTEDLRLATAQARAALSSDESDELDALARVDLAKRALEKVAEVDPTLTSLLENLTQLSFQLHDVAGALSSHLANLEGEGEQNLDTIQERRAELNTLMRKYGPTLDDVLALVNSGSARLLELDGDSERITELAEEVNADHALVIRGAEALHTLREEAAQRLSAAVTEELAALAMPDAQLFVKVTQGEEPAVHGVDTVELLLRPHPGSEPRPISKSASGGELSRIMLALEVVIAGQDSVPTYVFDEVDSGVGGASAIEIGRRLARLAEKSQVIVVTHLAQVAAFATNHLRVVKDTSGEVTASSVHKLTGSEREAEMARLLSGLPDSENALAHARELIELASSR, from the coding sequence GTGATTGAAGAAATTCGAATCAGAGATCTTGGCGTTATCTCTGAAGCAATACTTCCATTAGGTCCCGGGTTCACTGCCATCACGGGTGAAACAGGTGCAGGAAAGACCATGGTTGTTACAGCTCTGGGGCTGCTGCGGGGAGAACGATCGGATTCCACAGCTGTGCGTACTGGATCCGATACAGCTTGGGTTGAAGGGCGCTGGATTATTGAGCCCACCGAAGCCATTACCGAAACAGTGACAGATGCTGGCGGTCTCATTGAAGGTGACGAACTTCTTTTGGGTAGATCTGTTTCTGTAGAGGGACGATCACGTGCAGTAGTTGGCGGGCGAAGCACTCCAGTTGCCGTCCTGGGAGAACTAGGTGAGCTACTCGTTGCTGTTCACGGCCAATCTGATCAGGTGCGTTTGCGCTCCGCATCAGCACAACGTGAGGCACTAGATCGTTTTGCTGGACCACATTTTGCTGAAGTCTTGGGTGAGTACGCTCATGCTTTCCGCCGCTGGAAAGCTAATGCTGCCGAGCTTGCTGACCTGATTGCTGCTCGTGACGCTCGCGAAAAAGAGGCAGAAGAATTACGTCTGTCCATCTCCGACATTGAAGCAGTAGCTCCACAGCCGGGTGAAGATGAGCAGCTCACCGCACTCGCACAGCGCCTAATGCATACCGAAGATTTGCGATTGGCAACAGCTCAAGCTCGGGCAGCGCTGTCATCGGATGAGTCAGACGAGCTTGATGCACTTGCCCGTGTTGATCTTGCCAAGAGGGCACTTGAGAAGGTGGCAGAGGTTGATCCAACGCTGACATCCTTACTCGAAAATCTCACCCAGTTGTCCTTCCAACTCCATGATGTTGCCGGGGCGCTCTCGTCCCATTTGGCCAATCTTGAGGGGGAAGGTGAACAGAATCTCGACACTATTCAGGAACGCCGCGCAGAACTGAACACCCTAATGCGCAAATACGGTCCCACTCTCGATGACGTTCTCGCACTGGTGAATTCCGGTAGTGCCCGGCTGCTTGAACTTGATGGTGATAGTGAGCGCATTACTGAGCTTGCTGAGGAGGTTAATGCAGATCACGCACTAGTTATTCGTGGTGCGGAAGCATTGCATACACTCCGCGAAGAAGCGGCACAGAGACTCTCTGCTGCGGTCACAGAAGAACTTGCTGCACTGGCAATGCCTGATGCTCAATTGTTTGTGAAAGTCACTCAGGGTGAAGAACCAGCTGTGCACGGTGTAGACACCGTTGAGCTGCTGCTTCGACCCCACCCAGGTTCTGAGCCTCGGCCAATATCCAAGAGCGCTTCTGGTGGTGAACTTTCACGCATCATGCTTGCTCTCGAGGTGGTGATTGCCGGACAAGACTCTGTTCCCACCTATGTTTTCGACGAAGTCGATTCTGGTGTTGGTGGGGCATCTGCGATAGAGATTGGTCGACGCCTTGCCCGCTTGGCAGAAAAGTCACAAGTTATCGTGGTGACTCACCTTGCTCAAGTAGCCGCCTTTGCGACCAACCATTTGCGTGTGGTCAAGGACACCTCCGGGGAAGTCACCGCAAGCAGCGTGCACAAACTCACCGGATCCGAACGCGAGGCAGAGATGGCTCGATTGCTTTCTGGGCTGCCAGATTCAGAAAATGCTTTGGCTCACGCCCGCGAGTTGATTGAGCTGGCCTCCTCCCGCTGA
- a CDS encoding DUF485 domain-containing protein, giving the protein MSNEETEKGHHRIDYPAFEETPKYKELRKRQRGFVIPVLIAAMAWYFLYVVLAVFASNWMATPVFGVINIGLIFGLLQFVTTFGITMWYVNFANKRLDPLASELRQELEAKQKAGVA; this is encoded by the coding sequence GTGAGTAACGAAGAGACAGAGAAGGGTCATCACAGGATTGATTATCCTGCCTTCGAAGAAACACCTAAGTACAAGGAACTACGCAAACGTCAGCGTGGATTCGTAATCCCTGTACTCATTGCAGCAATGGCTTGGTACTTCCTATACGTAGTACTCGCTGTTTTTGCATCTAACTGGATGGCAACACCTGTATTTGGTGTTATCAACATTGGTCTGATTTTCGGACTCCTTCAGTTCGTCACGACATTCGGAATTACGATGTGGTACGTCAACTTTGCTAACAAGCGTCTTGACCCACTCGCATCTGAACTTCGTCAAGAGCTCGAAGCTAAGCAGAAGGCAGGTGTCGCATGA
- the prpB gene encoding methylisocitrate lyase has protein sequence MLYAKTTPAEKRRLFRERLATGELLQFPGAFNPLSAKLIQSKGFDGVYISGAVLAADLGLPDIGLTTLSEVAGRGEQIARMTDLPALIDADTGFGEPLNLARTVQTLEDAGVAGLHIEDQHNPKRCGHLDGKNVVDDNTAIKRIKAAVDARRDENLLIMARTDIRAVEGLDAAIDRAKMLVDAGADAIFPEAMKDLSEFEAMRAALDVPVLANMTEFGKSELFTKQQLSDIGINIVIYPVSLLRLAMGSAVRGLDSLNETGSFQASVPEMQTRADLYETLDYEDYNHFDSGIFNFDLSTHTKH, from the coding sequence ATGCTGTATGCCAAGACAACTCCAGCAGAAAAGCGTCGCCTTTTCCGTGAGCGTTTAGCCACCGGTGAACTGCTGCAGTTCCCTGGTGCGTTTAACCCGCTCTCGGCCAAACTCATTCAGAGCAAGGGTTTTGACGGTGTCTACATCTCTGGTGCTGTCTTGGCGGCGGACCTGGGTTTGCCTGACATTGGGTTGACCACGTTGAGCGAAGTTGCTGGTCGTGGTGAACAAATTGCTCGCATGACAGATCTTCCTGCACTCATCGATGCCGACACCGGTTTTGGTGAACCCTTGAACCTTGCTCGCACCGTGCAGACCCTCGAGGACGCTGGTGTTGCTGGTCTTCACATTGAAGATCAGCACAACCCCAAGCGGTGTGGACACCTCGACGGCAAGAACGTTGTCGACGACAACACTGCCATCAAGCGCATCAAGGCAGCGGTAGATGCACGCCGAGATGAGAACCTTCTCATCATGGCTCGTACCGATATTCGCGCTGTTGAAGGTCTCGATGCAGCTATTGACCGTGCCAAGATGCTCGTCGACGCTGGCGCTGATGCCATCTTCCCCGAGGCGATGAAAGATCTCAGTGAGTTTGAGGCCATGCGTGCTGCTCTCGATGTCCCGGTGTTGGCGAACATGACCGAGTTCGGCAAGAGCGAGCTCTTTACCAAGCAGCAGTTGTCAGACATCGGCATCAATATTGTGATTTACCCGGTCTCACTATTGCGTCTGGCCATGGGTTCTGCTGTTCGAGGACTTGATTCTCTTAACGAAACAGGTTCCTTCCAGGCATCTGTGCCCGAGATGCAGACTCGTGCAGATCTCTACGAAACCCTTGATTACGAGGATTACAACCACTTTGATTCAGGCATTTTCAACTTTGACCTGAGCACACACACCAAGCACTAA
- a CDS encoding propionyl-CoA synthetase: MTAAQNYLSVYEASASNPEKFWLEAAKAIDWITPPTEALDDSGAPVYRWFPAAELNTCFNAVDRHVLEGRGDQTAVIYDSAMTGVKDRFTYSELLEDIKAFAGVLIAQGVTKGDRVIIYLPMIPQAIIAMLACARIGAVHSVVFGGFAANELAVRIDDAKPKVLVTASGGLEPGRTVEYLPMVAEALELSQGSIHTVIVKERRNVPGTIKTYNGVNGVTWLDWDVATAKATPADCVPVFATDPLYVLYTSGTTGNPKGIMRDNGGHAVALTWSMANIYNIKPGEVMWAASDVGWVVGHSYIVYAPLLAGATTVIYEGKPVGTPDAGAFWRIVDEYKVRALFTAPTALRAIRRVDPELKELARYDVSSMHTLFMAGERLDTETLEWASEGLGIPVVDHWWQTETGWAITANPRGIETLPIKPGSSTVPVPGYKVEVVDGKGNHVAAGEEGNIVIKLPMPPGTLAGLWGRPDGYQKAYLDAFDGYYATGDSGYIDEDGYVFVMGRTDDVINVAGHRLSTGQLEEALAHHPDVAECAVIGVKDELKGQRASGFVTLKAGVDRNHDEICSELVQLVREKVGPVAAFRDVLVLERLPKTRSGKILRKTMRQIVDGEDFVVPPTIEDISVLEDLTVALVGNPEPMKPA; encoded by the coding sequence ATGACTGCAGCACAGAACTACCTATCGGTGTATGAAGCCAGCGCCTCGAACCCTGAGAAGTTCTGGCTCGAGGCAGCCAAGGCCATCGACTGGATTACTCCCCCCACTGAAGCTCTCGATGACTCAGGTGCTCCTGTCTACCGCTGGTTTCCTGCAGCTGAGCTCAACACCTGTTTCAACGCCGTAGATCGACACGTTCTCGAAGGTCGCGGTGATCAAACCGCCGTCATTTATGACTCGGCCATGACCGGAGTCAAAGATCGCTTCACCTACTCTGAACTTCTTGAGGACATCAAAGCATTTGCTGGGGTATTGATTGCCCAGGGAGTCACCAAGGGTGATCGGGTCATTATCTATCTCCCCATGATCCCTCAGGCCATCATTGCGATGCTGGCCTGCGCACGAATCGGCGCTGTCCACTCAGTCGTGTTTGGCGGATTCGCCGCAAACGAATTAGCGGTTCGCATCGACGATGCGAAGCCAAAAGTACTGGTCACTGCCTCAGGTGGTCTTGAGCCTGGGCGAACTGTTGAATACCTACCCATGGTTGCTGAAGCTCTCGAGCTATCACAAGGTTCCATTCACACCGTGATTGTGAAAGAACGCCGCAACGTTCCTGGCACTATCAAGACCTACAACGGGGTCAATGGCGTGACGTGGTTGGACTGGGATGTCGCCACGGCGAAGGCAACGCCCGCTGACTGTGTTCCTGTTTTCGCAACCGACCCACTCTACGTTCTCTACACCTCTGGAACTACCGGAAACCCCAAGGGCATTATGAGAGACAATGGCGGTCACGCTGTTGCCCTGACATGGTCCATGGCCAACATTTACAACATCAAGCCCGGTGAAGTGATGTGGGCAGCATCCGATGTTGGCTGGGTCGTGGGCCACTCGTACATTGTCTACGCTCCCCTGCTAGCAGGGGCAACCACCGTCATTTATGAAGGTAAGCCAGTTGGAACTCCGGATGCGGGAGCTTTCTGGCGCATCGTGGATGAGTACAAGGTCCGTGCACTCTTCACTGCCCCCACTGCACTTCGTGCAATCCGACGAGTAGATCCTGAGCTCAAGGAACTGGCGCGGTACGACGTAAGCTCCATGCACACACTTTTTATGGCTGGAGAACGCCTAGACACAGAAACATTGGAATGGGCGAGTGAAGGCCTGGGCATTCCTGTGGTAGATCACTGGTGGCAGACTGAAACAGGCTGGGCGATAACGGCCAACCCTCGCGGTATTGAAACGCTACCAATCAAGCCTGGGTCCTCGACTGTTCCAGTTCCTGGATACAAAGTTGAAGTTGTTGACGGCAAAGGCAACCACGTAGCTGCCGGCGAAGAAGGAAACATCGTCATCAAGCTCCCCATGCCCCCGGGAACTCTAGCCGGATTATGGGGTCGACCAGACGGCTACCAGAAGGCATACCTGGATGCGTTTGATGGGTATTACGCAACTGGAGACTCCGGCTATATCGATGAAGATGGCTATGTATTCGTCATGGGCCGCACCGATGATGTCATCAACGTTGCCGGACATCGACTTTCAACCGGTCAGCTGGAAGAAGCACTCGCACACCACCCTGATGTTGCTGAATGTGCTGTTATCGGCGTGAAAGATGAACTTAAAGGTCAGCGTGCTAGTGGTTTTGTCACCCTCAAAGCAGGCGTTGACCGTAACCACGACGAGATTTGTTCCGAACTGGTGCAATTGGTCCGCGAGAAGGTAGGCCCCGTAGCTGCCTTCCGTGACGTGCTCGTACTCGAGCGCCTCCCCAAGACCCGTTCAGGAAAGATTCTGCGCAAAACAATGCGTCAGATAGTGGATGGCGAAGATTTCGTCGTCCCACCAACGATTGAGGACATCAGTGTCCTCGAAGATCTCACGGTTGCCCTCGTGGGCAACCCTGAACCGATGAAGCCGGCCTAA
- a CDS encoding MmgE/PrpD family protein, whose protein sequence is MKLHKVRVYKSEETLERKDQLAWKIAEVASDPIEVTAEVTDMVINRIIDNASVAVASLTRKPVVSARSQALAHPVSTGGNGANLFGEPQDVRVSPEWAAWANGVAVRELDYHDTFLAAEYSHPGDNIPPILAVAQHVGVSGADLVRGIATGYEIQVDLVKAICLHKHKIDHVAHLGPSAAAGIGTMLKLPTETIYQAIGQALHTTTATRQSRKGEISSWKAHAPAFAGKMAVEAVDRAMRGETSPTPIYEGEDGVIAWMLDGPTAAYEVPLPEKGEAKRGILDTYTKEHSAEYQAQALIDLARKIHNEHPEVTNPENVKSVVIHTSHHTHYVIGSGANDPQKYDPTASRETLDHSIPYIFTVALQDGSWHHVDSYAPARASRADTVALWNKTTTLEDAEWTRRYHSEDPAVKAFGGRVEITLNDGTVIVDELAVADAHPLGARPFAREQYINKFRILADGVIDDAEVERFLALVQRLPELTAEEIGGLTVTAKPGVLSTVPLPKGLF, encoded by the coding sequence ATGAAGCTGCACAAAGTCCGCGTATATAAGAGCGAAGAAACTCTTGAGCGTAAAGACCAACTTGCCTGGAAAATCGCGGAGGTAGCTTCTGATCCAATAGAAGTAACCGCAGAGGTGACTGACATGGTCATCAACCGCATTATCGATAACGCCTCAGTTGCTGTTGCTTCCCTTACCCGGAAGCCTGTTGTTTCTGCACGTTCACAAGCACTCGCACATCCCGTTTCCACCGGCGGCAATGGCGCCAACCTGTTTGGAGAGCCACAGGATGTGCGTGTATCTCCCGAGTGGGCTGCCTGGGCTAACGGTGTTGCTGTGCGTGAACTCGACTATCACGACACCTTCCTGGCAGCTGAATACTCGCACCCGGGTGACAACATTCCGCCCATTCTGGCTGTCGCCCAGCATGTCGGCGTCTCAGGCGCAGACCTTGTTCGCGGTATTGCAACCGGTTACGAAATCCAGGTCGACCTCGTGAAGGCTATCTGCTTGCACAAGCACAAGATTGACCACGTAGCTCACCTCGGCCCTTCTGCTGCCGCCGGTATCGGAACAATGCTGAAGCTTCCTACTGAAACCATCTATCAAGCCATCGGTCAAGCACTGCACACCACTACGGCTACTCGTCAGTCACGTAAGGGCGAAATCTCCTCGTGGAAGGCGCACGCTCCCGCATTTGCCGGGAAGATGGCTGTTGAGGCAGTCGACCGCGCGATGCGCGGCGAGACCAGCCCCACACCTATCTATGAAGGTGAAGACGGTGTCATTGCGTGGATGCTTGATGGTCCCACCGCTGCTTATGAAGTGCCACTTCCTGAAAAGGGCGAGGCCAAGCGCGGCATCCTTGACACGTACACCAAGGAGCACTCGGCTGAATACCAAGCACAGGCGCTGATTGACCTTGCCCGCAAGATTCACAACGAACACCCTGAAGTGACCAATCCTGAAAACGTGAAGTCTGTGGTGATTCACACCTCACACCACACCCACTACGTCATCGGTTCAGGTGCTAACGACCCCCAGAAGTATGACCCCACTGCCAGCCGTGAGACGTTGGATCACTCGATTCCTTATATCTTCACTGTTGCGCTGCAGGATGGTTCATGGCACCACGTGGACAGCTACGCTCCCGCTCGGGCATCTCGAGCAGACACCGTCGCACTGTGGAACAAGACCACCACACTCGAGGATGCTGAGTGGACTCGTCGCTACCACTCTGAAGACCCTGCTGTGAAGGCATTCGGTGGTCGCGTGGAAATCACCCTCAACGATGGAACTGTCATCGTGGATGAACTCGCAGTTGCAGATGCGCACCCTCTCGGTGCACGTCCCTTTGCTCGTGAGCAATACATCAACAAGTTCCGCATCCTCGCTGACGGTGTCATTGACGATGCAGAAGTTGAGCGCTTCTTGGCTCTGGTTCAGCGTCTGCCAGAACTCACCGCTGAAGAGATTGGCGGTTTGACCGTCACCGCCAAGCCAGGCGTTCTGTCCACAGTGCCTCTGCCCAAGGGCCTGTTCTAA
- a CDS encoding GntR family transcriptional regulator produces MRASDKAYRTLLHEIVDGDLAPGTVLAEVEQSTRLGVSRTPLREALSRLMADGLVESAPGRGVVVTEVSLENITELYEVREALEEQAARLAAQRRDPKVFIKIAEEFAHASELIESGAEGVRHYYELNEKFDEAVDEAVQNTYLVSALQNARVHLSRIRRIAKGDPARLHESAIETMLIIEAIIDGDAALAAHATHVHLHKSLTNIRASVKGHLKSVDVA; encoded by the coding sequence ATGAGAGCAAGCGACAAGGCATATCGCACGCTTCTCCACGAAATTGTCGACGGCGATTTAGCGCCGGGAACTGTCTTGGCGGAGGTCGAACAATCCACCCGCCTGGGAGTATCGCGCACACCACTTCGTGAAGCACTCTCCAGGCTCATGGCAGACGGACTGGTTGAATCCGCTCCTGGCCGTGGTGTTGTTGTCACCGAAGTTTCACTAGAAAACATCACCGAACTTTATGAAGTTCGTGAAGCGCTGGAGGAGCAAGCTGCTCGTTTAGCTGCCCAACGTCGTGATCCCAAAGTCTTTATCAAGATTGCCGAAGAATTTGCTCATGCATCTGAACTGATTGAATCAGGAGCTGAAGGTGTTCGTCACTACTACGAGCTCAACGAAAAATTTGATGAAGCTGTCGACGAGGCCGTCCAGAACACCTATTTAGTTTCAGCGCTGCAAAATGCTCGCGTTCACCTTTCTCGGATTCGACGCATTGCCAAGGGTGATCCAGCACGTTTACACGAAAGCGCAATCGAAACCATGCTGATTATCGAAGCCATCATCGATGGTGATGCCGCATTGGCCGCTCATGCCACCCACGTTCACCTGCACAAATCTTTGACCAATATCCGCGCCTCCGTGAAGGGGCACCTCAAATCAGTTGACGTGGCATAA
- a CDS encoding NAD kinase, with translation MSAHDRYILVVSHATQQATLEAAVEVCQQIQSQGAVPVIRELELSAVLELAPELTSLKVLEKNVPVTEIECAIVVGGDGTILRAAELLRGTSIPMLGVNTGHVGFLAETERDTITETVSRVLAKDFAVEERSTLSVRVKVGNEVVFETWALNEATVEKASRERMLEVVIEVDRRPLSSFGCDGVVMSTPTGSTAYSFSAGGPIVWPTVDAMILVPLSAHALFARPLVVGPESVLAVEILERRSGHGVLWCDGRRTRNLPPGARVVVKKSAVPVLLARLHHETFTDRLVEKFDLPVTGWRGPGA, from the coding sequence ATGAGCGCACACGATCGCTATATCCTCGTTGTCTCCCATGCCACCCAGCAGGCCACCTTGGAAGCTGCGGTTGAGGTTTGTCAGCAGATACAGTCGCAGGGAGCTGTTCCAGTAATTCGCGAACTAGAACTTTCTGCGGTTCTGGAACTTGCTCCTGAGCTCACCTCGCTCAAAGTCTTAGAAAAAAATGTTCCTGTCACTGAGATTGAGTGCGCCATTGTTGTCGGGGGAGATGGAACCATTCTTCGCGCAGCAGAGTTATTGCGGGGAACAAGTATTCCTATGTTGGGGGTGAACACGGGACACGTAGGATTCCTTGCTGAAACAGAACGAGACACTATTACCGAGACCGTTTCTCGCGTGTTAGCTAAAGACTTTGCGGTGGAGGAACGCTCAACACTTTCTGTTCGCGTCAAAGTAGGCAACGAAGTTGTTTTTGAAACATGGGCGCTGAATGAGGCCACGGTTGAAAAGGCGAGCAGGGAACGCATGCTCGAAGTGGTTATCGAGGTGGATCGTCGGCCTCTGTCTTCCTTTGGCTGTGATGGGGTCGTGATGAGCACACCGACAGGATCTACAGCCTATTCCTTCTCGGCAGGAGGCCCAATTGTGTGGCCGACCGTTGACGCGATGATTTTGGTACCTCTCTCAGCCCATGCGCTTTTTGCACGGCCGCTAGTTGTCGGTCCAGAATCTGTCCTCGCTGTTGAAATTCTTGAACGCCGCAGTGGTCATGGTGTGCTGTGGTGTGATGGTCGCAGAACACGTAATCTTCCTCCCGGAGCACGCGTAGTGGTCAAGAAGTCAGCTGTGCCTGTGTTGCTTGCCCGACTGCACCACGAAACGTTTACCGATCGACTCGTTGAGAAGTTTGATCTACCTGTCACCGGCTGGCGAGGTCCTGGCGCGTGA
- a CDS encoding TlyA family RNA methyltransferase has product MTSQRLDAALAARSLARSRSHAATLITEGFVRVGGKVINKPSFKVEDNDDISVDGADHYVSRAAHKLIAGLDGFGIDVSGRAAFDVGASTGGFTQVLLERGAQPVVALDVGHSQLSPRIRSDERVLVVEGVNAKGLDRDKLSALVKQDFVADVVVADVSFISLTHIMTALKACATETADYILLVKPQFEVGRTGVKEGIVTNPALREDAVMAVLWSAFDHGLGVCGILSSPILGGAGNQEFVLWLRADSGSNPSEWTQQVHKLAGA; this is encoded by the coding sequence GTGACTAGTCAACGCCTCGATGCCGCCCTCGCAGCCAGATCTCTGGCTCGCTCGCGCAGTCATGCCGCCACATTGATCACGGAAGGCTTCGTTCGAGTTGGCGGCAAGGTCATCAACAAACCTTCATTCAAAGTTGAAGACAATGACGACATCAGCGTGGACGGCGCCGATCACTATGTTTCTCGTGCTGCGCACAAGCTGATTGCTGGTCTTGACGGTTTTGGCATCGATGTCTCTGGCCGTGCTGCCTTTGATGTGGGAGCAAGTACTGGTGGTTTTACACAAGTGTTGCTCGAGCGCGGTGCGCAACCTGTCGTTGCTCTTGACGTTGGCCACAGTCAGCTCTCTCCTCGCATTAGATCTGATGAACGTGTCTTAGTTGTTGAGGGTGTGAACGCGAAAGGTCTTGATCGAGACAAGCTCTCGGCCTTGGTCAAGCAGGATTTTGTGGCAGACGTGGTTGTTGCGGACGTGTCCTTTATTTCGCTAACTCACATCATGACTGCGCTCAAAGCCTGCGCAACCGAGACCGCTGACTATATTCTGCTCGTCAAACCACAGTTTGAAGTTGGCCGCACCGGAGTCAAAGAAGGCATCGTGACCAACCCCGCCCTGCGCGAAGACGCAGTCATGGCGGTGTTGTGGTCTGCCTTTGATCACGGCCTGGGAGTGTGTGGAATCTTGTCCTCCCCAATCCTGGGTGGGGCAGGTAATCAAGAGTTTGTTCTCTGGCTCCGTGCAGACAGTGGGTCTAATCCATCAGAATGGACTCAACAAGTTCACAAACTGGCAGGAGCATAG